From the Microbacterium sp. W4I4 genome, one window contains:
- a CDS encoding electron transfer flavoprotein subunit beta/FixA family protein, translated as MKIYVLVKEVPDTYGDRKLDLETGLADRAAGDVVLDEITERALEVALTFADKNEGTEVVALSMSPESSTASVRRSLAIGAGSAVHVVDEQLRGADLGLTAATLAAAIRRGEPDLVITGNLSTDGSGGVIPAMLAEHLGFAQATALSAVEISADGVSGTRAADAGAQQVSASFPAVISITEALPDARFPNFKGIMAAKKKPLEVLSLADLGVSADPAEAPHTIMTTVSEKPPRAAGVKITDEGDAAAQLVEFLAQNRLV; from the coding sequence ATGAAGATCTACGTACTGGTGAAGGAAGTTCCCGACACCTATGGTGACCGCAAGCTCGATCTCGAGACGGGGTTGGCCGATCGTGCGGCCGGTGATGTGGTGCTCGATGAGATCACTGAGCGTGCTCTCGAGGTCGCACTGACATTCGCCGACAAGAACGAGGGCACCGAGGTGGTCGCCCTGTCGATGTCGCCCGAGTCCTCGACGGCATCGGTCCGGCGTTCGTTGGCGATCGGTGCGGGATCTGCCGTGCATGTCGTCGACGAGCAGCTGCGCGGTGCCGACCTCGGCCTCACCGCCGCGACTCTGGCCGCCGCGATCCGACGTGGCGAGCCCGATCTGGTGATCACTGGCAATCTCTCCACTGATGGTTCCGGTGGTGTGATCCCGGCGATGCTGGCCGAGCACCTGGGTTTCGCGCAGGCCACCGCGCTCAGCGCGGTCGAGATCTCCGCGGACGGTGTCTCCGGTACTCGTGCCGCGGATGCCGGGGCGCAGCAGGTGTCGGCATCGTTCCCGGCGGTGATCTCGATCACTGAGGCTCTGCCCGATGCGCGTTTCCCGAACTTCAAGGGCATCATGGCCGCGAAGAAGAAGCCCCTCGAGGTGCTCTCGCTCGCCGATCTCGGCGTCTCCGCCGACCCGGCCGAGGCCCCGCACACGATCATGACGACGGTGTCCGAGAAGCCGCCGCGCGCCGCCGGTGTGAAGATCACCGACGAGGGCGATGCGGCAGCTCAGCTCGTCGAATTCCTCGCGCAGAACAGGCTGGTGTGA
- a CDS encoding ABC transporter ATP-binding protein translates to MSTALDISDVSFSYGRAQVLRDVSFTADAGEIITVIGPNGAGKSTLLNVIARSHRLRRGSVTVMGNDTRSMRQAQVVKAGCVLVPEGRQVFSTLSVEDNLQLGGYTRRRDYKRLLDEVYGYFPRLLERRDQLAGTLSGGEQQMLAVGRAYMSEPSVMLLDEPSLGLSPQMTAQVMAVLGKLRRDRGLTIVLVEQNAHAALGLADRGYVLSGGEVLLEGSADELRANPMIQHIYLGGGASAAALDPTVEAALNDKLEE, encoded by the coding sequence ATGAGCACAGCACTCGACATCTCCGACGTGAGTTTCTCCTATGGCCGCGCGCAGGTCCTTCGGGATGTCTCCTTCACCGCCGATGCCGGTGAGATCATCACGGTCATCGGACCGAACGGGGCGGGAAAGTCGACTCTGCTCAATGTGATCGCGCGCAGCCACAGGCTGCGTCGTGGATCGGTCACGGTGATGGGCAATGACACCCGATCGATGCGGCAGGCGCAGGTGGTCAAGGCGGGTTGCGTTCTCGTTCCCGAGGGTCGGCAGGTGTTCTCCACGCTGTCGGTGGAGGACAACCTTCAGCTCGGCGGATACACCCGGCGCCGCGACTACAAGCGGCTCCTGGATGAGGTCTACGGCTACTTTCCTCGGCTCCTCGAGCGTCGCGATCAGCTCGCCGGGACGCTGTCCGGTGGCGAGCAGCAGATGCTCGCGGTCGGTCGCGCCTACATGAGCGAACCCAGCGTGATGCTGCTGGATGAGCCCAGCCTCGGGCTGTCGCCGCAGATGACCGCACAGGTGATGGCGGTGCTCGGAAAGCTCCGCCGCGATCGCGGTCTCACGATCGTGCTGGTCGAGCAGAACGCGCATGCCGCCCTCGGGCTCGCCGATCGCGGCTACGTGCTCAGCGGCGGCGAAGTTCTGCTCGAGGGATCCGCTGACGAGTTGCGTGCCAACCCGATGATCCAGCACATCTATCTCGGCGGCGGTGCGTCGGCCGCGGCCCTCGACCCGACGGTCGAGGCGGCGCTCAACGACAAACTCGAGGAGTAG
- a CDS encoding electron transfer flavoprotein subunit alpha/FixB family protein, whose protein sequence is MAGANGGYPENSILVVADLGPDGEILTSTAGLIGAAAAIGSPVALLVGGLPAAAKAASAMGAEVVLTAPGDAGSLTVPSVDALQAAYERVRPDAVLLSNSIAGRDIAGRFAVRAKLALSVDAIGVSRDEEGVVAHHSVYGGAYLTQSAPTFGAPVITVRIGAIDARADAATEVIEELAVTASGAVAATAGEIAAVEKTSSRPELRGAAKVVSGGRGLGSKEQFALVEQLADALGAAVGASRAAVDAGYIPYAHQVGQTGVSVSPQLYIALGISGAIQHRAGMQTAKTIVAINKDGEAPIFDVADFGIVGDVFTIVPQLIEAIEARKK, encoded by the coding sequence ATGGCTGGTGCAAACGGGGGCTACCCCGAGAACTCGATCCTCGTCGTCGCCGATCTCGGCCCTGACGGGGAGATTCTGACCAGTACTGCCGGGCTCATCGGCGCGGCAGCTGCGATCGGATCACCGGTCGCGCTCCTCGTCGGAGGGCTGCCTGCCGCGGCCAAAGCCGCCTCGGCGATGGGCGCGGAGGTCGTGCTCACGGCCCCCGGCGACGCGGGCTCGCTGACTGTGCCCTCTGTCGACGCGCTGCAGGCCGCGTATGAGCGGGTGCGTCCCGATGCGGTCCTGCTCTCGAACTCGATTGCCGGACGCGACATCGCAGGCCGTTTCGCCGTGCGCGCCAAGCTCGCCCTCTCGGTCGATGCGATCGGTGTCTCGCGCGACGAGGAGGGTGTCGTCGCCCACCACTCCGTATACGGCGGGGCGTACCTCACGCAGTCGGCGCCCACGTTCGGCGCACCCGTGATCACGGTGCGCATCGGCGCGATCGATGCGCGAGCAGATGCTGCCACCGAGGTCATCGAGGAGTTGGCGGTCACGGCATCCGGTGCCGTCGCCGCGACCGCCGGCGAGATCGCGGCGGTCGAGAAGACCTCTTCGCGTCCCGAGCTGCGCGGTGCGGCGAAGGTCGTCTCGGGTGGTCGCGGACTGGGCTCGAAGGAGCAGTTCGCGCTCGTCGAGCAGCTCGCGGATGCGTTGGGTGCCGCGGTTGGCGCCTCGCGTGCAGCCGTCGACGCCGGATACATCCCCTACGCGCATCAGGTCGGTCAGACCGGTGTCTCGGTGTCGCCGCAGTTGTACATCGCGCTGGGCATCTCGGGTGCGATCCAGCATCGTGCCGGTATGCAGACCGCCAAGACGATCGTCGCGATCAACAAGGACGGCGAGGCGCCGATCTTCGACGTCGCCGACTTCGGCATCGTCGGTGACGTGTTCACCATCGTGCCGCAGCTGATCGAGGCGATCGAAGCCCGGAAGAAGTAG
- a CDS encoding MBL fold metallo-hydrolase, translated as MGVATVVAATSPQQQDVWSRRQVPAIEQVAEGVWALPVPVTRNPIRFTYAYVIRAASDVVLIDPGATSAEGEQALVDGFRDIGIPLHSLTGIVITHYHFDHWEAADALARRTGAWMAIGFEEQAWIDRLTDADVSSSAAAQRFRAHGVPHSRAAEFAAVEDYRYTREHVRPDIMLHDGDLLPVAGASLRVLSTPGHSPGHVCIHDEARELVFSGDHILPGITPHIALNPFGGGDPLRQYLQSLDVVDRLGDIEVLPAHEFRFSGLGARTRELRIDVADRLHEVVDALERCPGATVWEVASTLTWSRAWAQFGVEAQRMAVVETAAYLAHVRSV; from the coding sequence GTGGGTGTCGCGACCGTCGTGGCGGCGACGAGTCCGCAGCAGCAGGACGTCTGGTCGCGTCGACAGGTCCCTGCGATCGAGCAGGTCGCCGAGGGAGTGTGGGCGCTGCCGGTGCCCGTGACGCGCAATCCGATCAGGTTCACGTATGCCTATGTGATCCGGGCCGCTTCGGATGTCGTGCTGATCGACCCGGGCGCGACCAGCGCCGAGGGGGAGCAGGCGCTCGTCGACGGCTTCCGAGACATCGGCATCCCGCTTCACTCGCTGACCGGCATCGTCATCACGCACTACCATTTCGACCATTGGGAGGCCGCCGACGCGCTGGCGCGGCGGACCGGCGCCTGGATGGCGATCGGCTTCGAGGAGCAGGCCTGGATCGATCGCCTCACCGATGCGGACGTGAGCTCATCGGCCGCAGCTCAGCGCTTCCGTGCCCACGGTGTGCCGCACTCGCGGGCAGCGGAGTTCGCAGCGGTCGAGGACTACCGGTACACGAGAGAGCATGTTCGGCCGGACATCATGCTGCACGATGGGGACCTGCTGCCGGTGGCGGGCGCTTCCCTTCGCGTGCTGTCCACACCCGGGCACAGTCCGGGTCACGTGTGCATCCACGACGAGGCGCGGGAGCTGGTCTTCAGCGGCGACCACATCCTTCCCGGCATCACTCCTCACATCGCGCTCAATCCGTTCGGGGGCGGGGATCCGCTGAGGCAGTACCTGCAGTCGCTCGATGTCGTGGATCGCCTCGGCGACATCGAAGTGCTGCCGGCGCACGAGTTCCGCTTCTCAGGCCTTGGTGCGAGAACCCGCGAACTGCGTATCGACGTCGCAGATCGCCTGCACGAGGTCGTCGATGCGCTCGAGAGATGCCCCGGCGCCACCGTGTGGGAAGTCGCGTCGACGCTGACCTGGTCGCGCGCCTGGGCGCAGTTCGGTGTGGAGGCGCAGCGGATGGCGGTCGTCGAGACGGCCGCCTACCTCGCACACGTCCGGTCTGTCTGA
- a CDS encoding branched-chain amino acid ABC transporter permease: MDVVMQLLLTAVATGALYGAIGIGYVIVHRLTGMVNFAMGDIAVAGAFGAVVASSVMPPFFAILTGAVVGAAVSVAMYHLAIHPLRKESLMVQTIVTLGIGIALRSVLQLIFGSGPRQFDPITGGGSIKILGGSIPPQSLWLIGIAVVGYIGLALFFDRTLAGKALSAFSINAYAAGIVGIGLTGMATIAFALSGAIAGGVLAAQTPTSFIAAGAGLALGLKGFIAAILGGFDKLGLTLLGGMLVAFVEIAFARFVDAAQAQTVMFALLIVLLIVRPQGLTRKVAADRV; this comes from the coding sequence GTGGACGTGGTCATGCAACTGCTTCTCACGGCCGTAGCCACGGGTGCCCTCTATGGCGCGATTGGCATCGGCTACGTGATCGTGCACAGACTGACGGGGATGGTCAACTTCGCCATGGGCGACATCGCCGTCGCCGGTGCTTTCGGTGCCGTGGTGGCGTCGTCCGTGATGCCGCCCTTCTTCGCGATCCTCACCGGTGCCGTCGTCGGAGCCGCTGTCAGCGTCGCGATGTATCACCTGGCGATCCACCCGCTCCGCAAGGAGAGCCTCATGGTGCAGACGATCGTCACGCTCGGCATCGGCATCGCATTGCGATCGGTGCTGCAGCTGATCTTCGGCAGCGGGCCCCGGCAGTTCGACCCGATCACAGGCGGTGGTTCGATCAAGATCCTGGGCGGATCCATCCCCCCGCAGTCGTTGTGGCTCATCGGCATCGCCGTCGTCGGCTACATCGGACTCGCGCTCTTCTTCGATCGCACACTGGCGGGCAAGGCCCTCAGTGCTTTCTCGATCAACGCGTACGCCGCAGGAATCGTCGGAATCGGCCTGACGGGTATGGCGACGATCGCGTTCGCGCTGTCGGGCGCGATCGCCGGCGGCGTGCTCGCGGCGCAGACGCCGACGTCGTTCATCGCCGCGGGTGCAGGTCTCGCACTCGGCCTCAAGGGTTTCATCGCCGCGATCCTCGGGGGCTTCGACAAGCTGGGGCTCACGCTCCTCGGCGGGATGCTCGTCGCCTTCGTGGAGATCGCGTTCGCCCGATTCGTGGATGCCGCACAGGCGCAGACCGTGATGTTCGCGCTGCTGATCGTGCTGCTCATCGTCCGCCCGCAGGGCCTTACCCGAAAGGTGGCGGCAGATCGTGTCTGA
- a CDS encoding EthD domain-containing protein, whose product MPKRITYLTKRDDLTREQFRAHWATPHAAIAVDLPGVVSYRQNHVVSEGASRYDIDGIVELWFASDDAVGAGLDSDVADRLIEDEQRFLSGIVGGTVLSGAPTPHWPYKVWVLVRTLAPWAGDGVSVWVDDTATSVGALGHAVNVADDDGPRLVRERLRVSPEPPRVSVCFGFENIAAATGACDDIARASRDLDGVIDADVLLAEELVII is encoded by the coding sequence ATGCCCAAGCGAATCACCTATCTCACCAAGCGCGACGATCTCACTCGTGAGCAGTTTCGTGCGCACTGGGCGACACCGCATGCTGCGATCGCCGTCGACCTGCCGGGTGTCGTGTCGTACCGTCAGAACCACGTCGTGTCGGAGGGCGCTTCTCGGTACGACATCGACGGGATAGTCGAGCTGTGGTTCGCCAGCGACGACGCTGTCGGCGCGGGTCTGGACTCCGACGTCGCCGACCGGCTGATCGAAGACGAGCAGAGATTCCTCAGCGGGATCGTGGGAGGCACCGTGCTGTCGGGCGCCCCCACACCGCACTGGCCTTACAAGGTCTGGGTTCTCGTACGCACCCTCGCACCGTGGGCGGGAGACGGCGTTTCCGTCTGGGTGGACGACACTGCGACGTCGGTCGGCGCGCTGGGCCACGCGGTGAACGTCGCCGACGATGACGGACCCCGCCTCGTCCGCGAACGGCTTCGTGTGAGCCCCGAACCGCCCCGGGTGAGCGTGTGCTTCGGGTTCGAGAACATTGCCGCGGCGACCGGCGCCTGCGACGACATCGCCCGCGCGAGTCGTGACCTCGACGGTGTGATCGATGCGGATGTGCTCCTGGCGGAGGAGCTGGTCATCATCTGA
- a CDS encoding acyl-CoA carboxylase subunit beta has product MMTNAVTTTESEDGEARATTVHDTLAAHTAAAKLGGSQKNRDKIKASGKMLVRERLAYLFDDDEFIEDGLFARFSEGLPGDAVVCAYGRIDGREVCVIANDYSVKAGTWGYRTFEKITFAQETASAAGIPIVYLFDSAGARIDEQLDSFAGRHAWGNIFYNQVQISGRVPQVCALFGPSPAGSAYVPALCDLTIMVRGHATAYLGSPRLAEMVTGEKVTLEEMGGAEMHCTVSGLGDVLVEDDIEALNAIRVWLGFLPANWEAPAPMAPAAEPREGRKLSDIVPLREAEVFDMEEFVESLVDEGSYFPYKELFAPEMLTGFARINGQPVGLVANQPKHMGGTIFPDSSDKAARFIWICNAYNIPILFLVDIAGYMIGSAVERQGIIRHGAKMIFAVSECRVPRITVLVRKAYGGGYLAMSGAPMHPDAIIALPTARPALMGPDAAVNGVYYNQIHAIEDPQERAEFVAEKTAEYAEGIDVFKIADANAVEAVVPTDELRGELTKRLRLYKKRDAVPVSRRQAVTPV; this is encoded by the coding sequence ATGATGACGAACGCTGTGACCACGACGGAGTCCGAGGACGGCGAGGCTCGGGCGACGACGGTGCACGACACCCTGGCGGCGCACACCGCCGCGGCCAAGCTCGGCGGCTCGCAGAAGAATCGCGACAAGATCAAGGCGTCCGGCAAGATGCTCGTGCGCGAGCGCCTCGCCTATCTCTTCGACGACGACGAGTTCATCGAGGATGGGCTGTTCGCGCGGTTCTCCGAGGGTCTCCCGGGTGATGCGGTCGTCTGCGCCTACGGCCGGATCGATGGCCGCGAGGTCTGTGTGATCGCGAACGACTACAGCGTCAAGGCCGGCACGTGGGGCTACCGCACGTTCGAGAAGATCACCTTCGCGCAGGAGACGGCATCCGCTGCCGGTATCCCGATCGTGTACCTCTTCGACTCCGCGGGGGCGCGCATCGACGAGCAGCTCGACAGCTTTGCCGGGCGCCACGCGTGGGGGAACATCTTCTACAACCAGGTGCAGATCTCCGGCCGCGTGCCGCAGGTGTGCGCGCTCTTCGGCCCGTCGCCGGCGGGTTCGGCCTACGTCCCTGCGCTGTGCGATCTGACGATCATGGTGCGCGGCCACGCGACCGCGTACCTGGGCTCCCCGCGTCTTGCCGAGATGGTCACGGGCGAGAAGGTGACGCTCGAGGAGATGGGCGGCGCGGAGATGCACTGCACCGTCTCGGGTCTGGGTGACGTTCTGGTCGAGGACGACATCGAGGCGCTCAACGCGATCCGCGTCTGGCTCGGCTTCCTGCCGGCGAACTGGGAGGCCCCAGCGCCGATGGCGCCGGCCGCGGAACCGCGCGAGGGCCGCAAGCTCAGCGACATCGTTCCGCTGCGCGAGGCCGAGGTCTTCGACATGGAGGAATTCGTCGAATCACTCGTCGACGAGGGCAGCTACTTCCCGTACAAGGAGCTCTTCGCGCCGGAGATGCTCACCGGCTTCGCCCGCATCAACGGTCAGCCCGTCGGCCTGGTCGCGAATCAGCCCAAGCACATGGGCGGCACGATCTTCCCGGACTCGTCCGACAAGGCCGCCCGGTTCATCTGGATCTGCAACGCCTACAACATCCCCATCCTCTTCCTGGTCGACATCGCCGGGTACATGATCGGCTCGGCCGTCGAGCGGCAGGGCATCATCCGTCACGGTGCGAAGATGATCTTCGCCGTGTCGGAATGCCGCGTTCCGCGCATCACCGTGCTCGTGCGCAAGGCCTACGGGGGCGGTTACCTCGCGATGTCCGGCGCCCCGATGCACCCCGATGCGATCATCGCCCTGCCGACGGCGCGTCCCGCGCTGATGGGTCCGGATGCCGCCGTCAACGGCGTCTACTACAACCAGATCCACGCGATCGAGGACCCGCAGGAACGAGCGGAGTTCGTCGCCGAGAAGACCGCAGAGTATGCCGAGGGTATCGACGTGTTCAAGATCGCCGACGCGAACGCGGTCGAGGCTGTCGTGCCCACGGATGAGCTTCGCGGCGAGCTGACCAAACGACTGCGGCTGTACAAGAAGCGGGATGCGGTGCCGGTTTCTCGGCGGCAGGCAGTGACGCCGGTCTGA
- a CDS encoding MaoC/PaaZ C-terminal domain-containing protein: protein MTEPTATSGTVIAPHQRFWEDLVTGDELRSTGITITEAHLVNWAGLTGDIVQFHIDADYAASTPFGERIAHGPLTLSISLGLVTQLGYMGNVIAWLGLDGVRASRPVLIGDTISVRATVREARATSKPENGIWTLDYSTRNQHGDVVMTFTSSFLVRRRTT, encoded by the coding sequence ATGACCGAGCCGACAGCGACGAGTGGAACGGTGATAGCGCCGCACCAGCGCTTTTGGGAAGATCTCGTCACCGGCGACGAGCTGCGCTCGACCGGCATCACGATCACCGAGGCGCACCTGGTGAACTGGGCCGGCCTCACAGGCGACATCGTGCAGTTCCACATCGACGCCGACTACGCGGCGAGCACGCCGTTCGGCGAGCGCATCGCGCACGGCCCGCTCACTCTGTCGATCTCGCTCGGCCTGGTCACGCAGCTCGGGTACATGGGGAATGTGATCGCGTGGCTCGGGCTCGACGGCGTCAGGGCCAGCAGGCCGGTGCTCATCGGCGACACCATCTCGGTGCGAGCCACCGTGCGCGAGGCGCGGGCCACATCGAAGCCTGAGAACGGCATCTGGACCCTCGACTACTCCACCCGCAATCAGCACGGCGACGTCGTGATGACGTTCACGTCCAGTTTCCTGGTGCGACGACGCACCACGTGA
- a CDS encoding EthD family reductase, whose protein sequence is MFRVIVVIRRKEGMSREEFLRHWTQEHPAFVRRLPGLRGYRQSPAIEHRKEWPYDGMAELFFDSVAAVARAFDGVPAAELFAHEDDFLEDVTWFIADEPVDVPVTAVPGAVNGV, encoded by the coding sequence ATGTTCCGCGTGATCGTCGTCATCCGCCGCAAGGAGGGGATGAGTCGCGAGGAGTTCTTGCGCCACTGGACGCAGGAGCATCCCGCCTTCGTGCGGAGACTGCCCGGCCTGCGCGGATATCGACAGAGCCCGGCTATCGAGCATCGCAAGGAGTGGCCGTACGACGGCATGGCCGAGCTCTTCTTCGACTCCGTGGCGGCTGTCGCCCGCGCGTTCGATGGCGTGCCGGCGGCCGAGCTCTTCGCCCACGAGGACGACTTCCTCGAGGATGTCACCTGGTTCATCGCCGATGAGCCGGTCGACGTGCCAGTGACGGCTGTCCCGGGCGCCGTGAACGGAGTGTGA
- a CDS encoding branched-chain amino acid ABC transporter ATP-binding protein/permease gives MSETTERSLHMLTWKHAVGIVAWIAVVVLFATTSNAYYAGLGASVGILALLGLGMILVTGYAGQFSLAVGAFYGIGAYGSTILTVKFGWYGLLALVVAAAIASAIGFALARPLFRLRGHFLAMATLALTEVFFLLVNNSSYTGGSTGMGGLRPLDVLGFAFTSSQSHMILNWLVVGAVLWGALMLRKGREGRALLAIRGHEAAAASAGINIASSKARVFTASAVISAIGGSLYAHQMLYINPPPFGLEIAIEVLMIAVLGGMRSPWGAIIGAIVLEFLNQAIEAILPGLLGSGAVGAGQQLVVGLLLVVILVVRPDGVVGALGALFTVLRRVIDQRHHPDAASDRVPENAEESDGSSTDMAALRRAEDADAPEREPGDVVLEATGLVKRFGGVKAVSEVSLQLHAGEVLAVIGPNGAGKSTLVNLLSGNLSPTAGRVHLGGEDTTDLKAFQVARHGLSRTFQTPCLFEGMDVEATVKVGAHLRGSVGMLRSSVPTIGALKEERQLAAETTEVLARLGLAELAHRDAKALSLGQQKQVEIARALVSHPKALLLDEPCAGLNKQEKASLMQLLRALGREGLAVLVIEHDMEFVMASADRVQVLNFGATLRVGTPEEVQSDQAVIDAYLGVSHENEPVTTTTMAVVQKKAWWKR, from the coding sequence GTGTCTGAGACAACCGAGCGCTCGCTGCACATGCTCACCTGGAAGCACGCCGTCGGCATCGTGGCGTGGATAGCGGTGGTGGTGCTGTTCGCCACGACATCGAACGCCTATTACGCCGGCCTCGGAGCATCCGTCGGAATCCTGGCCCTGCTGGGACTCGGCATGATCCTGGTCACGGGATACGCCGGGCAGTTCTCCCTCGCCGTAGGAGCGTTCTACGGGATCGGCGCCTACGGCTCCACTATCCTGACCGTGAAGTTCGGGTGGTACGGACTGCTGGCGCTGGTCGTGGCGGCGGCCATCGCGTCCGCGATCGGCTTCGCTCTCGCCCGACCGCTCTTCCGGCTTCGTGGGCACTTCCTCGCGATGGCCACTCTCGCCCTCACCGAGGTGTTCTTCCTGCTGGTGAACAACTCGTCCTACACCGGCGGATCGACGGGGATGGGCGGGCTGCGGCCACTGGATGTGCTCGGCTTCGCCTTCACCTCCAGTCAGAGCCACATGATCCTCAACTGGCTCGTCGTGGGCGCCGTCCTCTGGGGTGCACTGATGCTGCGCAAGGGTCGTGAGGGGCGCGCGCTGCTCGCGATCCGCGGGCACGAGGCTGCGGCGGCTTCGGCGGGCATCAACATCGCATCGTCCAAGGCGCGGGTGTTCACCGCCTCCGCAGTGATCAGTGCGATCGGCGGCTCGCTCTACGCCCACCAGATGCTCTACATCAACCCGCCTCCGTTCGGGCTGGAGATCGCCATCGAGGTTCTGATGATCGCGGTCCTCGGAGGCATGCGAAGCCCTTGGGGCGCGATCATCGGCGCCATCGTTCTGGAGTTCCTGAACCAGGCGATCGAGGCCATCCTGCCGGGCCTGCTCGGAAGCGGCGCCGTGGGCGCGGGGCAGCAGCTGGTCGTCGGACTGCTCCTCGTCGTGATCCTCGTCGTCCGGCCCGACGGTGTGGTGGGTGCGCTGGGTGCGCTGTTCACCGTTCTGCGGCGAGTGATCGATCAGCGTCACCATCCGGATGCCGCGTCCGATCGGGTTCCGGAGAACGCCGAGGAGTCGGACGGCAGTTCGACGGACATGGCCGCCCTGCGTCGGGCAGAGGATGCCGATGCGCCCGAGCGCGAGCCAGGTGACGTCGTGCTCGAAGCAACCGGCCTCGTCAAGCGGTTCGGCGGCGTCAAGGCTGTGAGTGAGGTCTCGCTGCAGCTGCACGCCGGCGAGGTTCTCGCCGTCATCGGTCCGAATGGCGCCGGAAAGTCGACGCTGGTCAATCTGCTCTCAGGCAACCTGTCGCCCACTGCCGGCCGAGTGCACCTCGGCGGAGAGGATACGACCGACCTCAAGGCGTTCCAGGTGGCGCGTCACGGGCTGTCCCGGACGTTCCAGACCCCGTGCCTGTTCGAGGGGATGGATGTCGAGGCCACGGTGAAGGTGGGGGCGCACCTGCGCGGATCGGTCGGGATGCTGCGGTCGTCCGTTCCGACCATCGGTGCCCTCAAGGAGGAGCGTCAGCTCGCGGCGGAGACCACCGAGGTGCTCGCGCGGCTCGGCTTGGCCGAGCTGGCGCACCGTGATGCCAAGGCACTCTCGCTCGGTCAGCAGAAGCAGGTCGAGATCGCGCGTGCTCTCGTCTCGCATCCGAAGGCACTGCTGCTCGACGAACCCTGCGCCGGACTGAACAAGCAGGAGAAGGCATCGCTGATGCAGCTGCTGAGAGCGCTCGGACGGGAGGGGCTCGCCGTACTGGTCATCGAGCACGACATGGAGTTCGTGATGGCCAGCGCCGACCGGGTGCAGGTGTTGAACTTCGGCGCCACGCTCCGCGTGGGAACGCCGGAGGAGGTGCAGAGCGACCAGGCCGTGATCGACGCCTACCTCGGCGTCTCGCACGAGAATGAGCCGGTCACGACCACGACCATGGCGGTCGTCCAGAAGAAGGCGTGGTGGAAGCGATGA